The Rhodobacter capsulatus SB 1003 region CGCGGGGCGCAGGGCGCCCGGCGAGGGGGAGGTCGGAACGGAAAGTGCGGGGGGTCACGGTCAGGCCCGCGTCTGCAGCCTGGCCCCGAGGTCGCGGGCCTGTGCCTCCAGCCGGGTGTCGTCGCCGGGCGCATAGGGCCGCAGGAAGTGGCGTTCGATCCGGCCCCCGATCAGCGAGATCAGCGTGCAAAGCGCGAAATAGACGACGAGGATCGAGCCGTAGACCAGATAGGCCGGGCTGCCGCCGCGCAGGATCGTGGTCTGTTCGATCACCACCTGCCCCGAGCGCAGCAGTTCCTGCGCCCCCACCACCGCGCCAAGCGACGTCGCCTGCACCAGCGCCGTCAGCAGGCTGACATAGGGCGGAATGATCACCGGCATCGCCTGCGGCAGGGTGATCAGCAACAGCCCCTTGAGCGGGCTGAAGCCGAAGGCCGCGGCGGTCTCGCGCTGGCCCGCGCTGACCGAGGTCAGCCCCGCCCGCAGGATCTGCGCGCCATTCGCCCCGCCCCAGATCGAGATCGCCGCACAGCAGGACCAGAACGGGTCAAGGTTGAGCCCGGTCATCGGCAGCATGAAATACACGAGCAGCACCGTGACCATCAGCGGCAGATCGCGCAGCACTTCCATCAGCGCAAAGCCGATCTGGCGCAGGATCCGGGTCTTGGCCAGCACCGCCGCGCTGATCGCAATGGCGCAAAGCGTCCCGCCGATCGCCACGACGAGCGACATCTTCAGCGTTTCGATCAGCCCCGCGATCAGGAAGACGCGATATTCGTAAATCAGGTCCATCGGGGTCACCGTGCCGCATAGGGGCGGTTGAGGCGTTTTTCCAGCCGCCGCCCAAGCGCCGAAACACCGAGGATCACGACCAGATAGATCACGCAGATCGACAGGAACATCTCGATCGAGCGGAAATCCTGCGCGATCCGGTCCACCGCGACGAAGGTCAGCTCGACCAGCCCGATCGCCTGCAGATAGGCCGAGTTCTTGATCGTGCCGACGACCGTGTTGAGCGTGGAGGGCAGCGCCGAGCGCAGCGCGATCGGGATCACCACCAAAAGCGCATGCTGCCAGGGGCGCAGGCCCAGCGAGGCCGAGGCATTGCGGATGTCGCGGCTGACCGAGGACAGGCCGGCGCGGAAGCTTTCGACATGAAAGGCGCTGGCCCAGACCGTCAGCGCCAGCACGCCCGACCAGAAGATCGACAGTTTCACGCCAAGGCTGGGCAGGCCGTAGAAGATGAAGAAGATCTGAACCAGATAGGGCGTGCCGCGGATGAACTCGACATAGGCCGCCACCGCCCAGGCCGCGGGCCGCAGCCGCGAGACGCGCAACACGCAGCCGATCGCCCCGAGCGTCAGCGAAAGGAGGATCGCCAGGCCGCTGACCAGCAGCGTCATGCCCAGACCTCGCATCAGGTCCGGCCCGGCGTTCAGGATATAGGCCCAGTCAAGAAAGCTCATCGTCGGTCCGATGCATGAGAAGGAACGGGCGGGCCGGAGAAGACCCCGGCCCGCAGAGGATCACAGCTGCGGCGGCGCTTCGAGGAAGCCGCGTTTCATCACCTCGGCCACGGCGGGTTCCTTGACGAATTCGGGGATCACCCGCTCATAGAACCCGTCCTTGCGCAGTTCGTCCAGCGCGGCATCGACAAAGGCCTTCAGCTCGGGCTCGTTCTTGCGCAGGCCGATGCCGTTCACGCCCAGGTCGAGCCCCTCTTCCACCACGCGCGTCTCGGGATAATTGCCCGCCAGCGTGTAGACCAGCCCGCCGTCGCCGACAAAGCCGTCGGCGCGGCCCTGCTTGAGCGCCTGCACCCCGTCGGCGGTGGTGTTCAGCTGCAAGATCTCGATGCCGGGGATGTTGGCCTCGAGCCATTTGATCTGCGTCGCGCCCTTGACCACGATGACGGTCTTGCCCGACAGGTCCGCAAGCGTCTTCACCGGGCTGTCGGCCGGAACGAGCACGTTCGAGCTGCCCCAGAAATAGATGTCGGAATAGTCGATCACGTCCATCCGCGCCGGGGTCCGGCCCAGCGTCGCCAGGATGAGGTCAAGCTTGCCGGAATTGAGCGAGGGGATCCGCGCCTCGGAGGTGACGCAGGAAAGCTCTGCCCCCGCTTCCGAACCGAAGGCGAATGTGCCGATCTTCCGGGCCATCTCGATCTCGATGCCGAGCGGCTTGCCGTCGGGGCCCGAGGCGCCGAAGGGCGGGCTGTCGCATTTCACGCCGATGCGGATCTTGCCCGCCTCCTTGATCGCCGCGGGCAGCGGCGGGAAGTCCTGCGCCTGGGCGGCGCCGGACAGGGCCGTCACCCCCGCCAGCAGCAGCGCGCCGAGGGTCGTGTTGACGTTGAGCATCCGATGTACCTTTCCGTTGGGGTTGGTCGATTGGGGCCTGCCGGTCCTTCTGCGGGATCAGTGCAGGATCTGGCTGAGGAACAGCCGCGTGCGTTCCTCGCGCGGATTGCGAAAGAAGTCGTCGGGGGCGGCGCTTTCGACGATGGCGCCGCGGTCCATGAAGATCACCCGGTCGGCCACCTGACGGGCAAAGCCCATCTCGTGGGTGACGCAGATCATCGTCATGCCGTCTTCGGCCAGCGAGACCATCGTGTCGAGCACCTCGCGCACCAGTTCGGGGTCGAGCGCGCTGGTCGGTTCGTCAAACAGGATGATCTCGGGCTGCATGCACAGCGACCGCGCGATGGCGACGCGCTGTTGCTGACCGCCCGAGAGCTGGCTGGGATATTTGTGCGCCTGATCGGGGATGCGGACCCGCTCCAGATAGTGCATCGCCCGTTCCTCGGCCTCGGCGCGGGGGATGTTGCGCACCCAGCGCGGCGCGACGGTGCAATTGTCCAGGATGCTCAGATGCGGATAAAGATTGAAGTTCTGGAACACCATGCCGACCTGACGGCGGACCTGATCGACGTTGCGGCGCTGGTCGTTCACCTCGACCCCGTTCACGGTGATCGTGCCGGACTGATGTTCCTCAAGGCGGTTGATGCAGCGGATCATCGTCGACTTGCCCGACCCCGAAGGGCCGCAGACCACGATCTTTTCGCCCGGTGCGACCGAGAAGCTCACGTCGCGCAGGACATGCATCCGGCCATACCACTTGTTGACCTTGTCAAAGGTGATCCCGAGAGCCCGCGTCATTGGCAATGCCATCTCCCTGCAGCCGGTTGCGTCAGCTTGTGCCAACTTGTCTGACAAGTATTAACTTGATGCGGGCGCCGCCTGTCAACAGAAAATACATCTACGGATCATATTCACCTATAAGCCCGTATTTGCGTTGTTTTATCAGGTGGACTTGTGCAAATCACGCCTGTATCTTGTCAGACATCATGGACGGCCGGGGCGCAAAACGCGACCGGCCCGGCATTGAAAGGACAAGATGATGCCCCGGAACGCGCCCCCGCTGCCCCGAATCGCCGTCATCGCGGGCGGCGGCACGCTGACCGCGCTGGCGCTGGATCCCTTCGAGATCTGCGATTACGGACAGGCGGGCAGTCTTGACGCGCAGGCGCTGATCGCGCGCTGCGGCCCAATGCAGACGCGCTTCGCGCTGCATCCCGTCCCCTTCACGCCGCTGCCCAGCTTCGACATGGGCCCGCCGCAATGGCAGGAGATCCGGAGGCTCTGCACGGCAATGCTGCAGGCTGTGCCCGATCTGTCGGGTTTCGTGCTGACCCATGGCACCGGCTCGCTCGAGGAGACGGCGTTCTTCCTGTCCTGCACCTGGGATCTGCCGGTGCCGCTGGTGCTGACCGGGGCTCAGCGCCCGGCCTCGGCGCTCGGCAGCGACGGCTACATGAATTTCTTTCAGGCCGCCTGTGTCGCGGCCTGCCCCGAGGCGGGGGCGCATGGCGTGCTGGTCGTCACCCATGGCGAGATCCA contains the following coding sequences:
- a CDS encoding amino acid ABC transporter permease, yielding MDLIYEYRVFLIAGLIETLKMSLVVAIGGTLCAIAISAAVLAKTRILRQIGFALMEVLRDLPLMVTVLLVYFMLPMTGLNLDPFWSCCAAISIWGGANGAQILRAGLTSVSAGQRETAAAFGFSPLKGLLLITLPQAMPVIIPPYVSLLTALVQATSLGAVVGAQELLRSGQVVIEQTTILRGGSPAYLVYGSILVVYFALCTLISLIGGRIERHFLRPYAPGDDTRLEAQARDLGARLQTRA
- a CDS encoding amino acid ABC transporter permease — protein: MSFLDWAYILNAGPDLMRGLGMTLLVSGLAILLSLTLGAIGCVLRVSRLRPAAWAVAAYVEFIRGTPYLVQIFFIFYGLPSLGVKLSIFWSGVLALTVWASAFHVESFRAGLSSVSRDIRNASASLGLRPWQHALLVVIPIALRSALPSTLNTVVGTIKNSAYLQAIGLVELTFVAVDRIAQDFRSIEMFLSICVIYLVVILGVSALGRRLEKRLNRPYAAR
- a CDS encoding transporter substrate-binding domain-containing protein: MLNVNTTLGALLLAGVTALSGAAQAQDFPPLPAAIKEAGKIRIGVKCDSPPFGASGPDGKPLGIEIEMARKIGTFAFGSEAGAELSCVTSEARIPSLNSGKLDLILATLGRTPARMDVIDYSDIYFWGSSNVLVPADSPVKTLADLSGKTVIVVKGATQIKWLEANIPGIEILQLNTTADGVQALKQGRADGFVGDGGLVYTLAGNYPETRVVEEGLDLGVNGIGLRKNEPELKAFVDAALDELRKDGFYERVIPEFVKEPAVAEVMKRGFLEAPPQL
- a CDS encoding amino acid ABC transporter ATP-binding protein, which codes for MTRALGITFDKVNKWYGRMHVLRDVSFSVAPGEKIVVCGPSGSGKSTMIRCINRLEEHQSGTITVNGVEVNDQRRNVDQVRRQVGMVFQNFNLYPHLSILDNCTVAPRWVRNIPRAEAEERAMHYLERVRIPDQAHKYPSQLSGGQQQRVAIARSLCMQPEIILFDEPTSALDPELVREVLDTMVSLAEDGMTMICVTHEMGFARQVADRVIFMDRGAIVESAAPDDFFRNPREERTRLFLSQILH
- a CDS encoding asparaginase; the encoded protein is MPRNAPPLPRIAVIAGGGTLTALALDPFEICDYGQAGSLDAQALIARCGPMQTRFALHPVPFTPLPSFDMGPPQWQEIRRLCTAMLQAVPDLSGFVLTHGTGSLEETAFFLSCTWDLPVPLVLTGAQRPASALGSDGYMNFFQAACVAACPEAGAHGVLVVTHGEIHLPAEVTKTLNFGLDTFRAPVLGPVGLVTGETVRFHRAPAAARRIWRVPADPSALPRVDIVLCHTGGDAVAIEAFLAAGARGIVVAGFAPGYATGVQARRLERWIKEEGGLVVIASRAQGMVMPNSRNDGHGFLPAGLLSPQKARIMLQLALACGMKPPQIADVFR